A DNA window from Bradyrhizobium barranii subsp. barranii contains the following coding sequences:
- a CDS encoding nucleoside-diphosphate sugar epimerase/dehydratase has protein sequence MTRLSHLTLRNFLIALHDLLATTAALFAAFYVRFEGGDGFFDRLPLLFRILPYFLAFSVVVFFLFNLTTTKWRFISLPDALNIIRVATVLTVALLALDYIFVAPNVRGAFFLGKVTIVLYWFLEIASLSALRMAYRYFRYTRVRRHARGEDAAPTLLIGRAADAEVLLRGIESGAIKRIWPVGVLSPSRSDRGQFIRNVPVLGDIDDIEDVIGDFAKRDKPIARLVMTPSAFEPDAHPESILMRARKLGVIVNRMPSLESGDAPRLTAVAVEDLLLRPSEKIDYARLEALIKGKAVIVTGGGGSIGSEICERVVAFGAARLLIVENSEPALYAVTETLAAQGAAAAIEGRIADIRDRERIIRLMAEFKPDIVFHAAALKHVPILERDWSEGVKTNIFGSINVADAAHGAGAEAMVMISTDKAIEPVSMLGLTKRFAEMYCQALDHDLAAASGSARPPMRLISVRFGNVLASNGSVVPKFKAQIEAGGPVTVTHPDMVRYFMTIREACDLVITAATHALGTQRPDVSVYVLNMGQPVKIVDLAERMIRLSGLQPGYDIEIVFTGMRPGERLHEILFASEEPTREIGVAGIMAAQPNEPPMQTLRKWIAALEQAIARDDRATIKTILKDAVPEFGSTAA, from the coding sequence ATGACGCGTCTTTCGCATCTCACCTTGCGCAATTTCCTGATCGCGCTCCACGACCTGCTGGCGACCACGGCGGCGCTGTTCGCAGCCTTCTACGTGCGTTTCGAGGGCGGCGACGGCTTCTTCGATCGGCTGCCGCTGCTGTTCCGGATCCTGCCCTACTTCCTCGCCTTCAGCGTGGTCGTGTTCTTCCTCTTCAATCTGACCACGACGAAATGGCGCTTCATCTCGCTGCCTGACGCGCTGAACATCATCCGCGTCGCGACCGTGCTGACGGTTGCCCTCCTGGCGCTCGACTACATCTTCGTCGCCCCCAACGTCCGCGGCGCCTTCTTCCTCGGCAAGGTGACGATCGTCCTCTACTGGTTCCTCGAAATCGCCTCCCTCAGCGCGCTGCGCATGGCCTATCGCTATTTCCGCTATACGCGGGTGCGGCGGCATGCGAGGGGCGAGGATGCCGCGCCGACGCTGCTGATCGGCCGCGCCGCGGATGCCGAGGTGCTGCTGCGCGGCATCGAGAGCGGGGCGATCAAGCGCATCTGGCCGGTGGGCGTGCTGTCGCCGTCGAGATCCGATCGCGGCCAGTTCATCCGTAACGTGCCGGTGCTGGGCGACATCGACGACATCGAGGACGTCATCGGCGACTTCGCCAAACGCGACAAGCCGATCGCACGCCTGGTGATGACGCCGTCCGCGTTCGAGCCGGACGCCCATCCGGAATCGATCCTGATGCGGGCGCGCAAGCTGGGCGTGATCGTCAACCGCATGCCCTCGCTGGAGAGCGGCGACGCGCCGCGCCTCACGGCCGTCGCGGTCGAGGATCTCCTGCTGCGGCCGAGCGAAAAGATCGACTATGCGCGGCTCGAAGCGCTGATCAAGGGCAAGGCTGTCATCGTCACCGGCGGCGGCGGATCGATCGGGTCCGAGATCTGCGAGCGTGTCGTTGCCTTCGGCGCCGCACGTTTGCTGATCGTGGAAAATTCCGAGCCGGCGCTCTACGCGGTCACGGAGACGCTGGCTGCGCAGGGCGCTGCGGCCGCGATCGAGGGGCGGATCGCCGACATCCGCGACCGGGAGCGCATCATCCGCCTGATGGCGGAGTTCAAGCCGGACATCGTGTTCCATGCCGCCGCGCTCAAGCACGTGCCGATCCTGGAGCGCGACTGGAGCGAGGGCGTCAAGACCAATATCTTCGGCTCGATCAACGTTGCCGATGCGGCGCACGGCGCCGGCGCCGAAGCCATGGTGATGATCTCGACCGACAAGGCGATCGAGCCGGTGTCGATGCTCGGCCTCACCAAGCGCTTCGCCGAGATGTACTGCCAGGCGCTCGACCACGATCTTGCCGCAGCTAGCGGCAGTGCCAGGCCGCCGATGCGGTTGATCTCGGTCCGGTTCGGCAACGTGCTGGCATCGAACGGCTCGGTGGTGCCGAAGTTCAAGGCCCAGATCGAGGCCGGCGGCCCCGTGACGGTGACGCATCCCGACATGGTCCGCTACTTCATGACCATCCGCGAGGCCTGCGATCTCGTCATCACGGCGGCAACGCATGCGCTCGGAACGCAGCGTCCCGACGTCTCGGTCTACGTGCTCAACATGGGCCAGCCGGTGAAGATCGTCGATCTCGCCGAGCGCATGATCCGCCTCTCGGGCCTCCAGCCCGGCTACGACATCGAGATCGTGTTCACCGGCATGCGGCCGGGCGAGCGCCTGCACGAAATCCTGTTCGCCTCCGAGGAGCCGACCCGTGAGATCGGTGTCGCCGGCATCATGGCCGCGCAGCCGAACGAGCCGCC